The DNA region TCTTTCCCTGTATGTTTAAAATTTCGAGTTCCATAGTCTTACTTCTCAACGATTACGAATGAACCTTTAGGGCCAGGAATTGATCCTTTAACCACCAGAAGATTTTTCTCCGGAATTACGCGAAGAACTTCGAGGTTACCCATTTTCACTTTATCACCACCTGTACGGCCAGCCATACGCATTCCTTTGAATACGCGTGAAGGGAATGAACATGCACCGATAGAACCTGGAGCGCGAAGACGGTTGTGCTGACCATGGGTCTGACCACCTACTCCACCGAATCCGTGGCGTTTTACAACACCTTGGAATCCTTTTCCTTTGGAGGTTCCTGATACATCAACAAATTCACCTTCTGCGAAAAGTCCATCGATTTTCACTTCGTCGCCGAGGTTGAGGGCTTGTTCGAATCCTTTGAATTCTACAAGTTTTGCTTTAGGAGTGGTGTTCGCTTTTTTGAAATGTCCTTTCAAAGCAGCTGGCGTGTTTTTTTCACGACGCTCACCAAAACCAAGCTGAATGGCAGAGTATCCGTCTTTATCAGACGTTCTAACTTGCGTTACAACGCAAGGACCAGCTTCAATAAGTGTGCATGGTA from Flavobacteriales bacterium includes:
- the rplC gene encoding 50S ribosomal protein L3, with the protein product MPGIIGKKIGMTSLFSAEGKNIPCTLIEAGPCVVTQVRTSDKDGYSAIQLGFGERREKNTPAALKGHFKKANTTPKAKLVEFKGFEQALNLGDEVKIDGLFAEGEFVDVSGTSKGKGFQGVVKRHGFGGVGGQTHGQHNRLRAPGSIGACSFPSRVFKGMRMAGRTGGDKVKMGNLEVLRVIPEKNLLVVKGSIPGPKGSFVIVEK